In one window of Anaerobacillus alkaliphilus DNA:
- a CDS encoding 2-hydroxyacid dehydrogenase, with protein sequence MNKQKVFTVQALPSDVKEYLKKHVILNEWDQQGPLTREQLFNEVADVHGLITSGTPINEELLQSAPNLRVVSTVSVGYNHFDIEAMKKHRVLGTHTPFVLDDTVADLVIALMLSTARRIPELDALTKSGEWKKGTAGAMFGVDVHHKKLGIIGMGRIGEVIAKRAKFGFDMEVSYYNRNRNLEAEERLDVHAKELDQLLSESDFVVLMVPLTSETRNLIGEREFQLMKKSAIFINGSRGQTVDEESLIQALQTGEILAAGLDVYQEEPTNPNNPLLKMPNVVTLPHIGSATSETRHAMAMLAARNLVAALNGDDECFVVKELEDLSSTLE encoded by the coding sequence ATGAATAAACAGAAAGTGTTTACAGTACAAGCTTTACCTAGCGATGTAAAAGAATATTTGAAAAAACATGTTATTTTAAATGAATGGGACCAACAAGGACCTTTGACAAGAGAGCAGCTTTTTAATGAAGTGGCAGATGTGCACGGTCTAATCACTTCTGGGACTCCTATTAACGAAGAATTGTTACAATCTGCTCCAAATCTTCGAGTCGTTAGTACAGTTTCGGTTGGTTACAATCATTTTGATATTGAAGCTATGAAAAAACATCGGGTACTTGGTACCCATACCCCTTTTGTTTTAGATGATACGGTCGCAGATTTAGTCATTGCTTTAATGCTTTCTACCGCAAGAAGAATTCCTGAGCTTGATGCATTAACTAAAAGCGGCGAATGGAAAAAAGGCACAGCTGGGGCTATGTTCGGAGTAGATGTCCATCATAAGAAACTTGGAATTATTGGGATGGGAAGAATAGGTGAAGTGATTGCGAAAAGAGCAAAGTTTGGCTTTGATATGGAAGTGTCTTATTATAATCGCAACCGTAACTTAGAAGCAGAAGAAAGGTTAGATGTCCACGCGAAGGAATTGGATCAACTTTTAAGTGAATCTGACTTCGTTGTCCTCATGGTGCCACTGACGAGTGAAACAAGAAATCTAATTGGGGAGAGGGAGTTTCAGTTAATGAAGAAGTCTGCCATTTTTATAAATGGATCAAGGGGCCAAACAGTAGATGAAGAATCGTTGATCCAGGCTTTACAAACAGGCGAAATCTTAGCAGCTGGGTTAGACGTCTACCAAGAAGAGCCTACAAATCCAAATAATCCACTGTTAAAAATGCCGAATGTCGTCACACTTCCTCACATTGGTTCAGCAACGAGTGAAACAAGACATGCAATGGCTATGCTAGCTGCTAGAAATTTGGTAGCAGCACTGAATGGTGATGACGAGTGTTTTGTGGTGAAAGAATTAGAGGATTTATCGAGTACGTTAGAGTAG